Proteins encoded together in one Impatiens glandulifera chromosome 1, dImpGla2.1, whole genome shotgun sequence window:
- the LOC124943222 gene encoding uncharacterized protein LOC124943222: MLGFLITQRGIEVDPSKIEAITAMPPPRSEKEVKNERFVWDDTFQNTFEKIKGYLKNPLILMPLRPGVPLILYLTVTENAMGSLLAQENKEKTEVVVYYISKRMICYKFNYTLVEKVCWALAWVTKRLRHSMQAHTIKLVSRLDQIRHLFHKILLSPRLAKWMMMISKYDIEYTVQKSIKGSVVVDFLADQPIEVEDEEKLAFLDDEVMTINPTTWRLLFDGASGKQGYGIEILLINHVGTYNPILVKLE; encoded by the exons ATGTTAGGCTTCCTGATCACAcaaagaggaattgaggttgatccgagcAAGATAGAAGCGATCACGGCAATGCCACCTCCACGGAGCGAGAAAGAAGT gaaaaatgaaagattcgtcTGGGATGACACTTTTCAGAACAcattcgagaagataaagggaTACCTCAAGAATCCTCTTATTCTAATGCCACTAAGACCAGGTGTACcgctaatcctatacttaacagtCACAGAAAATgcaatgggtagtctactagCCCAAGAAAATAAGGAAAAGACGGAAGTCGTagtctactacataagcaagCGCATGATATgctacaaatttaattacactctAGTAGAAAAGGTGTGTTGGGCCCTAGCGTGGGTCACTAAGAGGCTAAGGCATTCCATGCAAGCTCACACAAtcaagttagtatcaagactcgatcaaattcgtcatttattccaTAAAATACTTTTGTCGCCAAGAttagctaagtggatgatgatgatatcaaaATATGACATTGAGTACACAGTtcagaaatctatcaagggAAGCGTTGTAGTAGATTTTCTCGCagaccaaccaatcgaagttgaagacgaagagAAGTTAGCATTCCTAGACGACGAAGTGATGACTATCAACCCTACAACCTGGAGGCTACTATTCGATGGAGCTTCAGGAAAACAAGGCTATGGCATCGAAATACTACTCATCAATCATGTGGGGACATACAACCCAATCTTAGTAAAGCTCGAATAA